The DNA window CCGGAAACTTACTGGGGGAATGTCAATCCTGTTGGCCCGAGAGGAGTGTATGACGAGGCAAAACGTTTTGCAGAAGCTCTTGTCATGGCATATCACAGATTTCACGGTGTAGAAACACGTATTGTACGAATTTTCAATACTTACGGACCGAGAATGAGGCCTGAGGACGGGCGTGCAATACCTACAATGGTTCCTCAGGCATTGAGGGGAGAGCCGATTACTGTATTTGGCGACGGCAGCCAGACCAGGAGTTTCTGTTATGTAAGTGATCTTGTAGAGGGAATCTACAGACTTTTATTGTCAGATATGCATGACCCTGTTAATATTGGCAATCCTGATGAAAGATCGATTCTTGACCTTGCAGAAAATATTATCAGATTGACCGGAAGTAAAAGTAAAATTGAATTCAAGGAACTTCCGGTAAATGATCCCAAAGTAAGACAGCCTGATTTAACAAGAGCAAAAAAGTATCTCGAGTGGAAGGCTCAGGTCGAATTTGAAGAGGGGCTTGGAAAAACAATAGAATGGTTTAAAGATCGGATCAGATAATGTCTCGCGGCAGTGTCAAGCCTCATAAAAAAATACTTGTTATAAGATTCAGCGCAATGGGCGATGTAATCCTGACGACCCCGTTTCTGCGAATATTAAAAAAAGAGATCCCTGATGCTCAAGTTGATTTTATTGTAAAACTAAAGTTTTCTCCTCTTTTAGAGGGGAATCAGAATATAAGCAGCATTATTACTGTTCCTGAAAGATTTCTGGATTTTGTGAAGTTAATTTTCGGATTGCGCAAAAACAGGTATGATGTTGTATTTGATTTGCAGCGGAATTTTAAGAGCAGCCTGATTATGATTTTGTCCGGTGCAAAAAAGAAAAGAAAGTACAAAACAAGAAGGTTCCGGCGTTTTGTGCTTGTTAAATTTAAAAAAGATATTTACCGGAACAACAAGAGCATTCCTTTAAGGTTCCTTGATGCTTTAGATGAAGGTTCATTGAAGGATGACGGTAAAGGTGCGGAACTTAATATCTCCGAAGAATCAAAGAAGAGGGTTAGCAGTCTTTTAGAAGAAGCAGGCATTATTTATCCTTTTAATATGATCGTACTTGCCCCCGGAGCAGGAAGAGCTACTAAACGATGGAATATAAAAGGGTTTGCCGAAGTAGGAAAGCATTTTATAAGATTGGGCTATGATGTTGCGATAATCGGGGGGGAAGAGGATAAAGATATTTGTAAAGCTGTATGCAGCCTTACTGGCGAAAAAGCAATTAACTTCTGCGGTAAAACAAATTTATCCGAAACTGCTGCATTTATGTCAATATGCCGACTGCTTATAAGTAACGATACCGGAGTTATGCATATGGCAGGTGCTCTTAATACACCGGTTGTGGCAATCTTCGGGCCTACAACAAAAGAGCTGGGATTCTTTCCGTTCAGAGGGATTTCTCAGGTTGTTCAAATCCCCCTTAAGTGCAGGCCTTGTTCATTCCATGGTACGGCGAAATGCTCTGAGCAGCATTTCAGATGCATGAATGATATCACAGCAGATATGGTAATTGAAGCAGCCGAAAATTTAATAACAGGTGCTTAAATGCAGATTATTTGGTTTCTGATTTATAATTTATGTGTTGTGCCTCTAATGTGGATTACGTTTAATATTCTGCAAATATGGAATAAAAAAGTTCGGAAGGGTGTTCTGGGCAGAAAAGGATTATTGAAAAAATTGGATAGAGATTTGGCCCGTTTCGAATCAAATTCTCCCCGTTTCTGGATTCACAACAGTTCCATGGGTGAATTTGAACAGGCAAAGCCGATTATTGGCAAACTTAAAGAAGATTTTCCAAATAGTTTTATTATAGTAACTTTTTTTTCTCCTTCAGGTTATGAACATACAAAAGAATATGATAAAGCTGATATATTAACATATATTCCTTTTGATTCCTGTTTTAAAGCAAAAAAGTTTATTGATATTGTAAAGCCTGATATGGCATTAATGATAAAGTATGATTTATGGCCCAACCATTTATGGTGCCTTCAGGAAAAGTCAATACCTGTTGTTCTCGTCAATGCCTCTATCCGGCCTGCTGTATTAACAGGAAATTTCCTTATCAAGAGTTTTTTCATGCCTTTTTATAAATATTTTAAATTCATTCTTACTATATCTCCGGAAGCAAAAGAGTTCATGGATAGTTCGTTGCATGAGCCTGATAAAGTATTTGTTGCAGGGGATACAAGATACGATCAGGTTGTAAAAAGAGCGGAATCTGCAGAAGCTGATGTCGAGAATCTGCGCAAAATTATGCACGGCCGAAGATGCTTTGTTGCAGGTTCAACATGGCCTTCTGATGAAAGAGAACTAATCCCTGCACTATATGCTGTATTTAAAAGAGATATTAAATTTTGGGTTGTGCTTGTGCCTCACGAACCGACTGAAGAGCATATATTTCAGCTTCAATCCCTGCTTGACAGTATAGGAATAAAACATGTACGATTTTCCGAACTAAATAAAAACGGAAGCGGTGATTTTGATGTTTTGATTGTAGACACAGTGGGCATTTTAGCAAGCCTTTACTCTCTTGCAGATATTACATTTGTGGGCGGGGGCTTTGCTCCGGGAGTGCACAGTGTTTTGGAGCCTGCTGCATTCGGCAAACTTGTGCTTTTCGGGCCGAAATATACAAACTCCTTTGAAGCGGAAAGACTCCTCGAAAAAGGAGGCGGAATTGTAGTAAGAGATGACAGGGAGATTGAAGCTGTGTTTACCGATTTCTTCAGCTCTGGGAGCTCAGGGCTTTCAAAAGGGGACAAAGCAGGACTATTGGTAAGAGAGAACCTCGGAGCAACAGAGAGAATAGTTGCCCATATAAAGAACTGTCTCAAAAACAATGATTAATATAAAAGACCTTACATTCTCATATACAACAGCAGGAGGAAAAGAATTATTTAATCTGAAAAAAATATCTTTTACTCTTCAAAAGGGGGAGAAAGTTGCTCTTATGGGAGCAAACGGGTCAGGCAAGACCACTTTTATCCGATGTATAAACGGCCTTCTCATACCTTCCGGCGGTGAAGTTGAAGTTGACGGCATCCCGTTAAATTTTTCCGATACACTTTATGAGGTAAGACGTAAAGTGGGTATGGTTTTCCAGAATCCGGATAATCAGATTGTTACAACAACCGTGGAACGCGAACTTGCTTTCGGCATGGAAAACATTGGCCTTGAAAGAGATGAAATGAGAAAGAGGATAAAAGAGGCACTTAAAATGTTTCATCTCGAAGAGCATATAAACAGGCCTCCGCACCTTTTATCAGGGGGCGAGAGACAGAGGCTGGCCCTTGCGTCAGTCTGGGTAATGAAGCCTGACTATCTGATTCTTGATGAACCTACATCTCTTCTTGATCCTGCCGGAAGAGAGGAAGTACTCTCCTTTATTCTTGATCAGGCGGATGAGGGTAATATGGGAATCCTGCTTGTAACTCAGTTTCCGGAGGAGGCATTGAGGTTTGACAGGCTGATAGTATTAAATGAAGGTGAACTTGTGCTTTCCGGTAAACCGGTTGATGTTTTCAGTGATTTTAATATTATGCGTTCTCTTGGGCTTGATATACCGGCAAGTGTGGAATTGGATCTGTTTCTCAAAGAGGTTCAGAGTGAATATCAGATCTGAAAATCTTTTTTTTACATATAGATCTATGATAAGTCTTGATTTTGATGCCCTGACCGATATATCCCTTGAAATACCCGCAGGGAAAATTACTGCCATTGCAGGGGCAGCAGGTTCAGGAAAGACAACACTGATTCAGCATTTTAACGGACTCCTGCAGCCTCAATCGGGAAAAATTTTTATAGATGATAAGGATATATTCGATAATAGCAGCAACATTACTGAAGTAAGAAAAAAAGTTGGTATTGTTTTTCAATTTCCCGAGTACCAATTTTTTGAAGAGAAAGTGTTTGATGAAGTTGCATTCGGCCCCGGGAATCAGGGGCTTGACAAGGATGAGGTTGAACAGAGTGTTATAAATGCAATAAATGCTGTGGGCCTTGATTTTGA is part of the bacterium genome and encodes:
- a CDS encoding 3-deoxy-D-manno-octulosonic acid transferase, translating into MQIIWFLIYNLCVVPLMWITFNILQIWNKKVRKGVLGRKGLLKKLDRDLARFESNSPRFWIHNSSMGEFEQAKPIIGKLKEDFPNSFIIVTFFSPSGYEHTKEYDKADILTYIPFDSCFKAKKFIDIVKPDMALMIKYDLWPNHLWCLQEKSIPVVLVNASIRPAVLTGNFLIKSFFMPFYKYFKFILTISPEAKEFMDSSLHEPDKVFVAGDTRYDQVVKRAESAEADVENLRKIMHGRRCFVAGSTWPSDERELIPALYAVFKRDIKFWVVLVPHEPTEEHIFQLQSLLDSIGIKHVRFSELNKNGSGDFDVLIVDTVGILASLYSLADITFVGGGFAPGVHSVLEPAAFGKLVLFGPKYTNSFEAERLLEKGGGIVVRDDREIEAVFTDFFSSGSSGLSKGDKAGLLVRENLGATERIVAHIKNCLKNND
- a CDS encoding SDR family oxidoreductase yields the protein MARVLVTGGAGFLGSHLCDFLLNKGHEVIAVDNLITGSIDNIAHIKSEKFTFIKHDVTNYIYIKGPVDYILHFASPASPRDYLEFPIQTLKVGSLGTHKALGLALQKKATFLLASTSEVYGDPKIHPQPETYWGNVNPVGPRGVYDEAKRFAEALVMAYHRFHGVETRIVRIFNTYGPRMRPEDGRAIPTMVPQALRGEPITVFGDGSQTRSFCYVSDLVEGIYRLLLSDMHDPVNIGNPDERSILDLAENIIRLTGSKSKIEFKELPVNDPKVRQPDLTRAKKYLEWKAQVEFEEGLGKTIEWFKDRIR
- a CDS encoding ATP-binding cassette domain-containing protein, producing the protein MINIKDLTFSYTTAGGKELFNLKKISFTLQKGEKVALMGANGSGKTTFIRCINGLLIPSGGEVEVDGIPLNFSDTLYEVRRKVGMVFQNPDNQIVTTTVERELAFGMENIGLERDEMRKRIKEALKMFHLEEHINRPPHLLSGGERQRLALASVWVMKPDYLILDEPTSLLDPAGREEVLSFILDQADEGNMGILLVTQFPEEALRFDRLIVLNEGELVLSGKPVDVFSDFNIMRSLGLDIPASVELDLFLKEVQSEYQI
- the waaF gene encoding lipopolysaccharide heptosyltransferase II gives rise to the protein MSRGSVKPHKKILVIRFSAMGDVILTTPFLRILKKEIPDAQVDFIVKLKFSPLLEGNQNISSIITVPERFLDFVKLIFGLRKNRYDVVFDLQRNFKSSLIMILSGAKKKRKYKTRRFRRFVLVKFKKDIYRNNKSIPLRFLDALDEGSLKDDGKGAELNISEESKKRVSSLLEEAGIIYPFNMIVLAPGAGRATKRWNIKGFAEVGKHFIRLGYDVAIIGGEEDKDICKAVCSLTGEKAINFCGKTNLSETAAFMSICRLLISNDTGVMHMAGALNTPVVAIFGPTTKELGFFPFRGISQVVQIPLKCRPCSFHGTAKCSEQHFRCMNDITADMVIEAAENLITGA